The following DNA comes from Methanobrevibacter boviskoreani JH1.
ATGAACTTGAAGGAAAAATCGTTATTGGAGAATTTGTAAATAAATCAAGTTTCGAATTTACTGATAATATTCAGGAATTGTCTAAAGAAAACTATGGTAAAAAAACCCTTAGACGTTCAGCTTTTTTAAAATCTTTTGATGATGAAGAGGAATCCGAGGAATAAATAGAATTAATAGGAGATATTTTTATGAGAAAAGAAATTAGAATAGCAGGTTTTGGAGGTCAAGGTGTTATATTGGCAGGTATTATTATCGGTAAAGCTGCCTCTTTATTTGATAATATTAACGCTGTTCAAACTCAGTCTTATGGTCCTGAGGCTCGTGGAGGAGCTTCAAGATGTGAAGTCGTTATAAGTGATGAGGATATTGATTATCCGAAGGTTGAAAATCCGGATATATTGGTTGCAATGTCTCATGAAGCTTTGCTTAAATATATGGTAGATTTAAAACAAGGTGCAACCTTGATTATAGATCCTGATATGGTTGAGGAAGAAGACATTAAAGATTTCATTGAAAAACGTGAACTTAAAGTTTACCATGCAAGGGCAACTGATACAGCAGTCAATGAGGTTGGTCTTAAGATTGTAGCTAATATTGTTATGGTTGGTGCTATTACCAAAGCTACTGGAATTGTTTCTGAAGAGGCTGCTCGCCAATCTGTTCTTGATAGCGTTCCTAAAGGAACTGAAAAGAAAAATATACAAGCTTTTGAAGCAGGAATGAGAATAGTAGAAGATTAATGGGGATGTTTACATGAAATTTTTTGAATATATATCAAAGAAGTTATTTAGAGATAATGGAATTAAAACCTTAAAGGGTCATGTCGCATATTCTCCAGAGGAAGCTGTTGATATTGCAACGGATATGGGTTGTGCTGTAGCTATTAAATCCCAGGTTTTAGTTGGTGGAAGAGGTAAAGCTGGCGGAATTAAATTTGCAGATCATCCTGGAGATGTTTATGACATTGCAGATAACCTTTTAAGTAGTAAAATCAAAGGAGAACCTGTTAAAAGTTTATTAATTGAAGAAAAGGCAGACATTCAACAAGAATTCTACTTAAGTGTTTCCACAGATAGATCCACTAAGAAACCTATTATCATGGCAAGTGCTGAAGGTGGAGTGGAGATTGAAAATCTTGCTGTAACCGACCCTGATAAAATTATAAAATATCATGTAAATCCTCTAGAAGAATTCTTACCATATGAGGCACGTGATATAGCTTGTCAAATGGGTGTTGAATCTAAATATGTATCTGAAATCGGTGGAGTCATCTATAAACTCTTCAATATCTATAAAAAATATGATGCCGAGATTGCCGAAATCAATCCTTTAGTACTTACACCTGATGGAATATATGCTGCAGATGCAAAACTCACCGTTGAAAATGATGCTGTATTTAGACATCAAGATTTAATTGGTATTGGTGGAACTAAACCTAAAGAATTCGGATTTGTAAAACTTGACGGTGATATTGCAGTTCTTGGAAATGGTGCTGGTCTCACATTGACTGGTATGGACATGATTAATCTTTATGGTGGTAAACCTGCAACCTTCTTGGATATTGGTGGAGGCTCATCAGAGGAAACTATTAAAAAGGCTTTAAATCTAGTTTTAAATTACCCTCCTGTTAAAGTTGTATTCTTAAATGTATTAGGTGGTATTACCCGTGCAGATGATGTTGCAAAAGGAGTGGTAAATGCAATTAATAATACTAAAAGGAATGTTCCAATAGTTATCAGACTTACTGGTACCAATGAAGAGGAAGGTCAAAGAATATTGGAGAAAGCAGGAATTCCATTTGAAGTTTCCATGGAAAAGGCTGCAGAAAAAGCAGTTGAAATATGTAACTCTATAAAAGATTAAATTCTTCTTTTTTTATATAACCTTTTTCTATTTTTTTTAAGTTTTTTTATATATTAGGGGTATTTTTATGAAATTTTATGTGGTAAATGGAAGTCCTAGAAAGAATAGAAATACTGCCCAACTTCTTACAAAGTCTTTAGAAGGTATTAACGATACAATTAAAGTGGAATTGCCAGATGAAAAGATTAAAGTGAAATTTTTCAATCTTTATAAACTAAAATATACTGGTTGTAGAAGTTGTTTTGCTTGTAAAAGAATTAATGGTAAACACTATGGTCATTGTAATATTAAAGATGATTTAAAACCTATCTTAAAAGGTTTAGAATCTGCCGATGGTGTAGTTCTTGGAAGTCCAATATATCTATCAGATGTAACAGGTCAGATGAGATCCTTTTATGAGAGATTTATCTTTCCATATCTTGTATATGATAGGGGGGCATCATCATTGGCATCTAATATGTTACCTGTAGGATGCATATATACAATGAATCTAACTAAACAACAGTATGATGAATCCGAAGTTCCTATGGTTTTGGATTTATTTGAAAATGGTATTGAAAGGATATATGGAAAACCTTATTCTTTAAAGGTATTTGATACCTATCAATTCAAGGACTATTCCAAATATAAAAACGAGATTTTCAATCCGGAACATAAAATTAAAAGAAGAGAGGAACATTTTCCTATTGATCTACAGAATGCCTATGATCTAGGAAGGTCCCTTGCTTTAGATGCAATGGAAAGAAAATTAAATTGCAATATTTAAAAATTAAACAATACTTATTTTTTTTCTGATTTTTCTATTGTTCTTGCTTATTCCTTTGTAAGTAGTACAACACGACTTATCTCTGAGCCGTCAGTAACCTTACGTCCACAATAGGAACCTATTTTTGATGCAAAATCCTTAACCTCATTATATGTTGGCATATTATCTAGGGTTAGTCTTTCACGGGAAGAGCCTACACACATATATGCTTTAACTTCAACATAGGTCGGATCTGCAATTTCTATAAGTTTAGCATAATCCTCAGGTGAAGTCATATTTCTACCTTTAACCATGGTAATTCGTATGGCTGTATTGTTTGAAAAGCCATTAAGAATATTGAGAGATTTATTTAAATTGTCCCAACCATCATTTATTTGGGGATTGCATAAACTTCTATAGATTTTACTGTTAGGTGCGTCAAGGGAAAGATAGGTTTGAGTAGGTTCGTTTCTAAGGTTTTCCAATTTTTTATAATATTGGCCATTAGATACTAGAAATGTTGAAAAACCTCTGTGATTAAACTCACCAATAAGCTCGTCTATTTCAGGATATAGTGTTGGCTCCCCTGCAAGGGATATTGCCGCATTGGTAGGCTGTTTTAATTCCTCAAGTTTCTTTTTATCTGCTTTATCATTACCATAATAACCGCATAATAAAAGATTATGGGCTTTAATCGCCTCATCTATTATGGTTTCAGGGTCATCCCAACTACCGCTCCATTCTGTTTCTGTAAGACTTAGGTCTCTCCAACAAAATGAACATTTCTGTTGACAAAATGGAACTGCAGGTGACATCTGTAGGCATCTGTGGGATTCTATTCCATAGAATTTCTGTTTGTAACAGACACCTCTATTAACGATGCTTTCCCTTGTCCAGTGACATATTTTACATGCAGCATGACCATGTTGACCAACAAAACGGTAACCGCTATGCTCTAATATTTTCTGCTCTTCTTTACTAAGTGACATAATAATCATTAAAAATTTTTAAATATTGAAATTTTTCTATAAATGCAATTATAATATTTTAATTTTTATTAAAACTAATATAATTATATTTATTTTTTAATATAATTAATTTTAATTTGAGATTTATTAATCTTTAAAAATATTTATATTTAATTGGATATATTATTATTTGAAAATTAAAAAAATTGAACTTTAATTAACGAGGTATTTCATGGCAAGTATAAAAACTCCTGTAGTTATTTTAAACTTTAAGACATATTTGGAAGCAAGTGGGGAAAAAGCTTTAGATTTAGCTAAATCTTTAGAGAGTGCAGCTGATGAAACTGGTATTACAATGGTTGCTGCTCCTCAAGCATGTGATATTTATAGGATTAAAGAAGAGACAAGTATTCCAGTTTTATCCCAACATATTGATGCTATTGCACCTGGAAGTCATACCGGTTCTACTTTATTTGAAGCTTTAGTGGATAATGGTATTGACGGTTCATTAATTAATCACTCCGAGAAAAGATTGACTTTGGCAGATATTCAATCTGTCAATCAGAAATTACATGATGAGGAATTAATATCATGTATCTGTACAAACAATGTTGAAACCAGTGTGGCTGCTGCTTGTTTTAATCCTGATATTGTAGCTATTGAACCACCACAACTTATAGGTACCGGTGTTTCTGTATCCCAGGCAGAACCTGAAGTTGTTGAAGGTACTGTAACTAAGGTAAAAGAGATCAATCCGGATGTAAAAGTTTTATGTGGTGCCGGCATATCTACTGGTGAGGATATGCGTGCTGCAATAGACTTAGGTGCTGAAGGTGTGCTTCTTGCATCAGGCATTGTAAAAGCTGAAAATCCTAAAAAAGCTTTAGTTGATCTTGTAAGTAAATTATAATCATTAACTATTTTTTATTTTACTTCTTTAACTTCTTTTAAATATTTTCATAATTAAATCCATTGAATGTATTGGTAATTTTTTATGGTTTTTAACTTATTTTTTTAATGTATTCTAATAATTAATTTTAATGATTTTGTGGTATTTTACTTATTTTTTAAGTTTATTCTATTTTAAAAATATTTAAATAGTTTTAAAAATAATATAACTTATAAAAACAATTTTTAAAGATATTATGATTAAATTTAGACAATTAAAAGACTCCGATAATATTTACCAGATTGCTGATTTTATTTATCAAACAGATAGAACATTTGATAAGCTTTTTAATAACCGTAAAAACTCTATAAAAGCAATCGGTATAATGATTAAATCAGATATTGTTAATCCTTATCATAGAAAATTCTTAACAGTTGCATATGATGACGATCATGATGAGGATATTCTGGGTATTGTCTTAGCTTATAGGGGGGAAGATTTTACCTATTCTGATGTTAAATCAGCATTGTTCGAGACAGGATGTTCTAACTTCATTAAGATAAATCTGTTTCCATTATATGATTATCTTTTTGCCTCACATGTAGGTGATAACGATTACTATATTGGAAATCTATTTGTAAATCCTAACTTTAGACATAATAGGCTAGGTTCAAAATTAGTAAAATTTTGTATTGATAAGGCAAAAGACCTAAACTGCGATAGTGTCATGCTTGATGTGGAATATTTCAAGAAGGAACTTCCTAACTTCTATATGAAATTGGGTTTTAAATATGACAGTAAACATTGGATTGATTTTCTAGGATATTCCAATGGCTGTTATGGAATGAAATTAAGTTTGAAATAATTATAGGATGTCTCTTTAGATTGTATATTGTAGATTGTGAAAGTTGATCAATCACTTAAAAGATTATTTAAGATTAAATATAATAATATAAAATAATTACTATTTTCAGGTGTTATGATGGAAAGAGTTGATAATGTTATAGCTATTATTGGAATGGATTTGGATTCTAATACATATGTATTTGATGATGTCATTGTAGATCCAGGTACTGGCCGCAATATAAATTATTTGGCTGATAGTTTAAAAGAAGCAGGTAAATCCTTTGATGATTTTAATAGAATTGTAAATACCCATTGCCACTTTGACCATGTTGGGGGAGACGAATATCTGCAAAAGGAATATGGTCTTGAAGTTTATATGCATGAGGAGGATGCTAAATTTATAGAAAATGAGGATGGTGACACTACTGTATCTACAAGTTTCGGTTCTAGGGTTCCTGATATTAATATAAATAAACTTAAAGAGGGAGACATGATTAATGATTTTAAGGTGTTAAATACTCCTGGACATACTATTGGGGGTATTTGTTTATATGACGGTAAGTCTTTAATTGCAGGGGATACTGTATTTTCCAATGGTAGTTTTGGAAGAAGCGATTATCCAACAGGAAATACTGATGAAATGAAAAAATCATTAGCACGTCTTGCCCAACTGGATGTTAAAAATTTGTTTACAGGTCATGGTCCTTATATTGTTGGTGAAGGAAACAGACATGTAAAATTATCAAGTGACAATGCCAATAAATGGTATTGAATCTATTTTAAATATTCATCTGGAAGATATTTTTTTTAAAAACATACCTTTAATTAAAAATTTAAAAAATTACTTTTTGATTTTTTTATAATTTTTATTCTGATTTTTACTAAATTTTATTAAACATAAATTACAAAGTATTTCATAATATATTTTAATAGAGTGAGACAATGGCTGGTAAGTTTTATACTATTGATGATTTTGATGTTGAAGGAAAAACAGTGCTTTTAAGAATTGATATTAATTCTCCGGTTGATCCAAATACTGGAGTAATATTGGATGATACAAGGATGAAATTACATGTTAAAACTATCACTGAATTAGCACGTAAAGGTGCTAGGGTGATTCTTTTAGCCCATCAATCACGTCCTGGTAAAAAGGATTTTACAACTTTAAGGCAACATTCAAAAGTATTGACCCGTCTTTTAAATCGTAAAGTTCATTATGTTGATTCTATTTTCTCAACTCCTGCTAAAATTGCAATTAATAATCTTCGTCCCGGTGAGGTTCTACTCCTTGAGAATGTCAGATTTTTTGCAGAAGAATCATTAAAACGTCCAGTTGAACAGCAAGCTCAATCTATTATAGTTAGGGAACTTTCTCCATTAATCGATTTCTTTGTTAATGATGCATTTGCAGCAGCTCATAGAGGTCAGGTCTCTCTTGTAGGATTTACATTAAATACACCTTCTGCAGCAGGCCGTGTAATGGAACATGAATTAAATGTAATTATGAATACTTTGGATAATGTTGAATCTCCATGTGTATTTGCTTTAGGTGGTATGAAAGCCGATGATTCAATCATGGTTGCAGAAAATGTGTGTAAGAATGGCACTGCTGATTATGTTTTAACTAGTGGTTTGGTTGCAAATATCTTTCTTGCAGCAGCCGGATATGATATTGGCCAGGTTAATATGGACTTTATTAAATCCCAGGGATATATTGATCAGATAGATGTATGTAAAAGATTACTTGAAGAATATCCTGATAATATTATCTATCCTGAGGATGTAGCTATTGAGAAGGATGAGGAAAGGGTAGATGTTCCAGTAGACAATATTCCAAATTATTCCATATTTGATATTGGCAAAAAAACAAGTGCCAGATATTCAAAGATTATCTTAAATGCTAAGACAATATTTGCCAATGGTCCTGCAGGCGTATTCGAGGATTCAAGATTTTCAATAGGTACCGAGGATATTATTAATTCCATCGCCTCATCAAAGGGATACTCTATCATTGGGGGAGGTCATATTGGTGCCGCTACTGTAAGTATGGGTTATGAAAATAAGGTTGACCATGTAAGTAGTGGTGGTGGGGCTTGTATAAATCTTCTTGCAGGCAAGAAATTAGATGCTGTAGAGGCATTAATTGACAATAAGTCTAGGCATGTTTATCATTAATTCTTTCAATCCTTCTAGTTAATTATTATATTGATGATTCTGCATCTTTTACTTTTTTTTTATTTGTTCTTATTTTCGCTCCGTATTCTTTTCTTTTTTGCTTAAAATATAACCAATTAATAAATCCCATTTTTCATATTAAATAAAAAAATTTAATAATTCTTATTTTTAAATATACTATTAAAATTAATAGGGGGTGTAATGAAATGAAATTATATAGGAAATCTTTATTAATTTTAATGGTTCTATCAGTGCTATTTTTATGTTTAGGTTCAATTTCTGCTGCTGATTTAAATAATGGTTCAAACTTGAATCATAATTTGAGTACTGCAAACAATAATTTAGAAAATCCTCAGATTGTAGGTAATTCTGAAGATGATCAGCCTGTTTACTATATCGAATCAGATGATTCAGACATGGATTATGGTGACGGTACCTATTACAGTGTTGCTGTTAAATGTAATGGTGATCCAGTTTCCTATGAACCAGTTGATTTTTATGTGGATGATAAGTTTTATGGTTCAGATTATACCGATGACGATGGCAATGCAGGGGTATATTTATCTGACTTGGATTTGGGATATCATACAATAAGCACTGTTCTTAACAATACTCCGGATACTTATTCTATTAATTCTATTACTGTTTATGATGATTCTAGTTTTAAACTTGTAGGATATAATTTAAAGAAGTATTATGGTGCCTCTAATCGTTTTACTGTTAAATTAACTGCAGACGGAAATCCTGTATCTGGAAGACTTGTGGATGTAACAGTTTCCAAACATACTTATACTATTGAAACTAATGAAAATGGTATCGCTTCTTTAGCTATTAATCTAGGGCCAGGTAAGTATATTGTCACTTCTAAATCTCATGGTAAAACTGTTAGAAACACTATTAATGTATTAAAGATGCCTTCTAAATTTAAAATACTCAGTGGTTATAAAATTAAAAAAGGATCTTACTTTTCAGTTAAATTATTAGATAAAAATAATAGGATTATTAAAGGCAAAAAAGTAGTTTTACGTATTAATGGTAAAAACAATGTTGTAAAAACAGATTCTGATGGTATTGCAAAATTTAAGATTGATGTTTATCCTAAAACTTATAAGATATCCATTAGTATGGGTCAAAAGGAGTATTCTGCTAAGACGGTAAGTAAATATGTCCGCATACTTCCACCAGACGTGTTTGTTACAGGCCGTCCTAAAGATAAAACAACACGATGTAGGGGTATGGTTGTTTATCATACAGTTAAAGCTCACTACACCTATGTGGGACCATGTTATTATGTTGGCAAGGTAAAAAAATATGGTACTGTTTATAGGAAATATGAAAGTGCATATATATACTGGTTTAAATGTAATAAACCCGATTATCATAATGAATATTTTAGAGAGTCTATGTTAGAAGACGGTGGTCTTAACTATATATCTTTTACATATCCAGGTTATACATATGTAAAGGTAGGAGCTAAGGTACCTTCCTGTAATTTTGAAAAGGTAGAACGTAAAATTTTCGGATAATTAAATAATTTTTTTTTTAAAAGGAGGTATTTAAGATTCAATTCCATACTTTAATAGTAACTAGAATGGTGTTTGGTTTTTAAATCCCCTTTTATAATATATTTTTTTTAAAATCAGAATTTCTTAAACAATTCTCTTTTTTTATTCTTAAATGAAGTTAACTTATTTTGTCAATTATTTCTAGTTAAAGCTATTTTATTGGTTGATGCCCTTATTTATTTGGTAGTCCATCTAATTTCAAATTTTATATATGTAAAGATTCATATAATATAAAGTATATTATTAATGATTATTTATTTATAAAATTAGGGAGGATTAATATGGAAGATATAGACTATTCATTATACTTAGTTACTAATAGTACAGATAAAAGAAATCAAGAATTCCTCAATATTGTTGAAGATAGTTTAAAAGGAGGAGTAAGTGTAGTACAAGTACGTGAAAAGGAACTTGATCTTATACCTTTCTATGAAAAAGCAAAAGCAGTTAAGGAAATAACTGATAAATTTGATGTGCCTCTTATAATTAATGATAGATTAAGTATTGCAATTGCTTTAGGTGCAGACGGAGCACATGTAGGGCAAGATGATATTGACGGTGCAGTTGCAAGGGATATACTTGGTCCAGATAGAATTTTAGGTATTTCAGCATCTACTGTTGAGGAAGCCGTAAAGGCAGAGGAAGATGGTGCAGACTATATTGGATGTGGTGCAGTATTTCCAACTTCAACAAAAGACGATGCGGACTCTGTGGATATTGAAGAATTTAAAAAAATTAAAAAAGCTGTAAGTATTCCCGTTGTAGCTATTGGTGGAATCAAGGAAAATAATGTCAAGGAACTTAAAGGTTCTAATGCTGATGGTATTGCTGTGGTATCTGCAATTATGGACTCAGATAATCCTGAGAAAACTAGTGAAAACTTGCTTAATGAATTTAAAAATCTTTAATCTTTCTATTTTTTTCCATTAGGTCTTATTTTAGATAGATTGTATTAAAAGACATACCTTATTTTTTATAACTTATTTTAATCCATTTTTAATAGAATCTCTACTATTTTTTTTATAAGTTATCTTAATTTTTTTTTAATGAAACATTTTTTCAACGGCGCTTTATTCTATTGTTTTAGGTAAACTCGATTTTTTCATAATTGTCCTATTAAATAAATTAGGTATTTTATAATAATTTTCAATTAAACTAGCTATTTTATAATATTAATTAATTAAGTAAATCTTGACTGTTTTAAGTGTAAGTATATAAAAAAGTTAAAAAAATTAAATATTTAAAACGTGTTTTTTAAAAAAAGAGACTTAAATGTGTTTAAAACCGGTTTTTATTTTTAAAAGAAAGTTAAATATAGACTTAATCTATATTTAAAAATAAGTATATTATAATTCGAGTTTTTCTAGTTTTGCTCTTTTTAGGATAGTGTCATTATTGATTTTATATAATTCGTCAATGAGTATATTTCTAAAGCTTCCAGATCCAAGATTATTTTCCCTTGAATATTCTGCAGCTATCTCTCCAGATATTCCCATTGCTAATCCTGCAGCTATTGTTGCTATTAATGGATTGTCATTGGAACCTACAAATCCTCCAACAATGGATGATAACATACAGCCGGAACCTGTAATACGTGGCATGAGACTGTCACCATTTTTAATGGTATATGTTTCCCTACCATTGGAGATTATGTCTATTGGACCACTAGCCATTACAGTTGTATTTAATCCTTTTGCTAATTCTTTAACAATTCTAGCATTATTCTCTAGATTGTCCTCGGAAATAATATCACTGTCTGCTACGTCCACACCTTTAGCTTTTGTTAAATCAAGATTGTCTAAAAAACCAAAGTAACTGCACATGGTTTTAATCTCAGACATATTTCCACGTACAACAGTTATTTTATTATCTTTCGCTATTTTGCTTACAATGGTATTTCTATAATTACTTACTCCAAATCCAACCGGATCTAAAACAATGGGAGTATCTGTTTTATTTGCCTCATCTGCTGCAATAAACATTGATCCAGCTTGACTTTGAGTAATGGTTCCAATATTTAATACAAGAGCCTGTTCAATACTAACTATTTCCCTCTGTTCTAATACCTCATCACTCATTAGTGGTGATGCGCCTATTGCAAGCAATGCATTCGCACAGTCATTAACAGTTACCTTATTTGTAATACATTGAGTTAGTGGAACCCTTTCTCTAAGATTATTTAATGCTTTAATTGTTTCATTTAACATTTCTTCACATTTCATATGATTTACCTTTATAATATTTGTAGATTGAAATACTTATTAAATTGATTTTTAGATTAAAATAATATTTGTTAAGATTAATTTATGGTTTAAATTTCTATCTGAATCAAGTCTTAAATTATAAACATTTATTAAATTGGTTTATAGCCTAAGTTAAAATGTCTTCTAATTATATGGGAATTCAATATACTTTAAATTCAATTAAGATTAATCTAAAATATTATTATCTGTTTTTTTATTATCAATCTTTAAAAATATAATTTTTCAATTGTTATATTTGTTTTTATTACATAAATATTTAAAATCTTTATGGTGATTTATAGGTTTAATTAAAATGATTGAATCAATATTGTTATTTGATTTAATTAAATTAATTATTTTTTAATAAATTAGGCTATTTATAAAATTTTTTTATGGTCTTATTAATTTTATGTGTTTTTCAATTTTCCATTATATTTTCCATTTAAAAACTAAAATTATCGTAACATTTATATGTAAGATTTAACAAAAACCTTTATGTTGATATATTTGATAATGCCTCAGTGGCTCAGTCGGTAGAGCGCCAGACTTGTAATCTGGTGGTCGGGGGTTCAATTCCCCCCTGGGGCTTTAAATATTACTTATCTATAAAACAATTTCTATTTTATTTATTTTGATTAAAAATATGGAATTTTTTTAGTTTTTATTAAACTTTGGTAATTTTTATTTCATGAGTTTTTTAAGATTTTGTTATCTTAAACTTTCATGTTTAAAATTTGAAATTTTCGAAATTTTCACTAAAATTTACTGTAAAAAACGAAAGCTTTATATATTAAGTTAATCTTATATAAGAAAGTAGAAATGTTGCTATATGTAATATTTCAAAGTTTTGTATGGGACCGTAGGGTAGCTTGGTCGATCCTTTGGGCTTTGGGAGCCTGAGACTCCGGTTCAAATCCGGGCGGTCCCACTGTCCCGCCTTAGCTCAATTTGGCAGAGCGTTGGACTGTAGATCCAAATGTTGCTGGTTCAAGTCCGGCAGGCGGGATTTAATACTTTTGACATGTTTTTCATAAAATTTTTATGATTAATAGAAACCTTTATATATTATAAAGACAAAAGTATTTAATGTTGCATATTATAAAATCTTAATATGTTGATTTGTTAGTGATGTGCCTTGGTGGTGTAGGGGCTATCATGTGGGCCTGTCGAGCCCGCGACTCGGGTTCAAATCCCGGCCAAGGCGCTTTCTAAAAAGTCAAGTCTTCTTATAAAAAGATTTAAATAGTATGTAATAGAAAATTAATATTGGAAAATTCC
Coding sequences within:
- a CDS encoding 2-oxoacid:ferredoxin oxidoreductase subunit gamma, whose translation is MRKEIRIAGFGGQGVILAGIIIGKAASLFDNINAVQTQSYGPEARGGASRCEVVISDEDIDYPKVENPDILVAMSHEALLKYMVDLKQGATLIIDPDMVEEEDIKDFIEKRELKVYHARATDTAVNEVGLKIVANIVMVGAITKATGIVSEEAARQSVLDSVPKGTEKKNIQAFEAGMRIVED
- the thiE gene encoding thiamine phosphate synthase, with amino-acid sequence MEDIDYSLYLVTNSTDKRNQEFLNIVEDSLKGGVSVVQVREKELDLIPFYEKAKAVKEITDKFDVPLIINDRLSIAIALGADGAHVGQDDIDGAVARDILGPDRILGISASTVEEAVKAEEDGADYIGCGAVFPTSTKDDADSVDIEEFKKIKKAVSIPVVAIGGIKENNVKELKGSNADGIAVVSAIMDSDNPEKTSENLLNEFKNL
- the tpiA gene encoding triose-phosphate isomerase — its product is MKTPVVILNFKTYLEASGEKALDLAKSLESAADETGITMVAAPQACDIYRIKEETSIPVLSQHIDAIAPGSHTGSTLFEALVDNGIDGSLINHSEKRLTLADIQSVNQKLHDEELISCICTNNVETSVAAACFNPDIVAIEPPQLIGTGVSVSQAEPEVVEGTVTKVKEINPDVKVLCGAGISTGEDMRAAIDLGAEGVLLASGIVKAENPKKALVDLVSKL
- a CDS encoding MBL fold metallo-hydrolase; the encoded protein is MERVDNVIAIIGMDLDSNTYVFDDVIVDPGTGRNINYLADSLKEAGKSFDDFNRIVNTHCHFDHVGGDEYLQKEYGLEVYMHEEDAKFIENEDGDTTVSTSFGSRVPDININKLKEGDMINDFKVLNTPGHTIGGICLYDGKSLIAGDTVFSNGSFGRSDYPTGNTDEMKKSLARLAQLDVKNLFTGHGPYIVGEGNRHVKLSSDNANKWY
- a CDS encoding collagen binding domain-containing protein, with the protein product MKLYRKSLLILMVLSVLFLCLGSISAADLNNGSNLNHNLSTANNNLENPQIVGNSEDDQPVYYIESDDSDMDYGDGTYYSVAVKCNGDPVSYEPVDFYVDDKFYGSDYTDDDGNAGVYLSDLDLGYHTISTVLNNTPDTYSINSITVYDDSSFKLVGYNLKKYYGASNRFTVKLTADGNPVSGRLVDVTVSKHTYTIETNENGIASLAINLGPGKYIVTSKSHGKTVRNTINVLKMPSKFKILSGYKIKKGSYFSVKLLDKNNRIIKGKKVVLRINGKNNVVKTDSDGIAKFKIDVYPKTYKISISMGQKEYSAKTVSKYVRILPPDVFVTGRPKDKTTRCRGMVVYHTVKAHYTYVGPCYYVGKVKKYGTVYRKYESAYIYWFKCNKPDYHNEYFRESMLEDGGLNYISFTYPGYTYVKVGAKVPSCNFEKVERKIFG
- a CDS encoding flavodoxin family protein; its protein translation is MKFYVVNGSPRKNRNTAQLLTKSLEGINDTIKVELPDEKIKVKFFNLYKLKYTGCRSCFACKRINGKHYGHCNIKDDLKPILKGLESADGVVLGSPIYLSDVTGQMRSFYERFIFPYLVYDRGASSLASNMLPVGCIYTMNLTKQQYDESEVPMVLDLFENGIERIYGKPYSLKVFDTYQFKDYSKYKNEIFNPEHKIKRREEHFPIDLQNAYDLGRSLALDAMERKLNCNI
- a CDS encoding phosphoglycerate kinase codes for the protein MAGKFYTIDDFDVEGKTVLLRIDINSPVDPNTGVILDDTRMKLHVKTITELARKGARVILLAHQSRPGKKDFTTLRQHSKVLTRLLNRKVHYVDSIFSTPAKIAINNLRPGEVLLLENVRFFAEESLKRPVEQQAQSIIVRELSPLIDFFVNDAFAAAHRGQVSLVGFTLNTPSAAGRVMEHELNVIMNTLDNVESPCVFALGGMKADDSIMVAENVCKNGTADYVLTSGLVANIFLAAAGYDIGQVNMDFIKSQGYIDQIDVCKRLLEEYPDNIIYPEDVAIEKDEERVDVPVDNIPNYSIFDIGKKTSARYSKIILNAKTIFANGPAGVFEDSRFSIGTEDIINSIASSKGYSIIGGGHIGAATVSMGYENKVDHVSSGGGACINLLAGKKLDAVEALIDNKSRHVYH
- the twy1 gene encoding 4-demethylwyosine synthase TYW1, translated to MSLSKEEQKILEHSGYRFVGQHGHAACKICHWTRESIVNRGVCYKQKFYGIESHRCLQMSPAVPFCQQKCSFCWRDLSLTETEWSGSWDDPETIIDEAIKAHNLLLCGYYGNDKADKKKLEELKQPTNAAISLAGEPTLYPEIDELIGEFNHRGFSTFLVSNGQYYKKLENLRNEPTQTYLSLDAPNSKIYRSLCNPQINDGWDNLNKSLNILNGFSNNTAIRITMVKGRNMTSPEDYAKLIEIADPTYVEVKAYMCVGSSRERLTLDNMPTYNEVKDFASKIGSYCGRKVTDGSEISRVVLLTKE
- a CDS encoding GNAT family N-acetyltransferase, producing the protein MIKFRQLKDSDNIYQIADFIYQTDRTFDKLFNNRKNSIKAIGIMIKSDIVNPYHRKFLTVAYDDDHDEDILGIVLAYRGEDFTYSDVKSALFETGCSNFIKINLFPLYDYLFASHVGDNDYYIGNLFVNPNFRHNRLGSKLVKFCIDKAKDLNCDSVMLDVEYFKKELPNFYMKLGFKYDSKHWIDFLGYSNGCYGMKLSLK
- the sucC gene encoding ADP-forming succinate--CoA ligase subunit beta; the encoded protein is MKFFEYISKKLFRDNGIKTLKGHVAYSPEEAVDIATDMGCAVAIKSQVLVGGRGKAGGIKFADHPGDVYDIADNLLSSKIKGEPVKSLLIEEKADIQQEFYLSVSTDRSTKKPIIMASAEGGVEIENLAVTDPDKIIKYHVNPLEEFLPYEARDIACQMGVESKYVSEIGGVIYKLFNIYKKYDAEIAEINPLVLTPDGIYAADAKLTVENDAVFRHQDLIGIGGTKPKEFGFVKLDGDIAVLGNGAGLTLTGMDMINLYGGKPATFLDIGGGSSEETIKKALNLVLNYPPVKVVFLNVLGGITRADDVAKGVVNAINNTKRNVPIVIRLTGTNEEEGQRILEKAGIPFEVSMEKAAEKAVEICNSIKD